GCGTCAACATCCGGGTGTCAGAGATGGGAGACAGATCCGCAACCAGGAGGGGTCTCACGTACTTCGTCCACGGGATCAAGGCCAAGAGACACAGACTCCGTCCTTAAGTATGGACTGGACCACACTCGCTGCCCGCTACATCGAATTCACCGACTCCCCCGATTACGTCAGAGCTGGTGCGGAATTGTTTGTGCCGATTGACGTCAGAGGATTCCTCCGGGCTGGGTTCCGCCTGTACAAGATCGGCCCCCACGTCTACGCACAGATTGCAGAGTGCCACCTGAGTTCATCAAGGATATAGAGTACCTTGTGCTCTGAACTTCCAACTAAAACGGCCCTTTCAGGGCCACACAACAGCCCTTTTAGGGCTAACAATCTTCCCAAAAGCCCAGAGAAACCTCGAAATACgcattgaaatgaaatacataaacaaTCAAGAAATCAAATCTAATCAAGACATACATGCTACACAATAACTCATTTCCACTAAAACAATCAATTGAAAATTGAtagaaaatcaataaaaacttGAATGGTCAAtctaatcaatcaatcaaaataataaacattgtAACTTTAGCAGAAACGATAATGAAGTTATTTGTAAGCAATGGCGTCTCCACCcctacagaaaaaataaatgacaatCATTAAGGCAGAGCTTGCCAATATATGGAATTACCATCAGCAATGCATATATAACGCACATCCGCCTCCCGTGGCCCAATGGATAAGGCACCCGGCCTCCTAATCCGGGGATTGCGGGTGTCGAGTCCCGCCCGGAGGTTGTGTAACGTGTTCCCTGGGTATTTCAGTTTTTAACGAGCACCAaatgaaacatgtacaattaaaGGTTAGCAAATGGGCAGTTATATCATAGTGATACTCCTGTGAAACCATTTTTGTAATACAGACGCAGTTTAACAATTATAGATTCGCCCCCTTTAAGAAACACACACCGTCCATTCGGTCATGTGCgacttcaatttttgttttatttttgtttattttcaattttcatagaACAATATCGTAGAATGCAATCCTACTAACGGCAGGGTAAGTCTACATCTATCGGCAATATTCGAGATATACGagttaatttttgtttatttgcttCGTACACTTAACAGAAAGTCGATTAAGTGATAATTGTACTAAAAACTCTTGTAGCGTTTTTTTAAATACTAAAATGTCATGATTGATAAAACTCactgatttcatttttttaattttttttttttttaaatttttttttttgataaaattgcatttataaaattaaatgattAGAACCCGACGTTAATTTTTCATCATCAAAATTTGTTTACAAGAGACagtgttttcaatatttcaatggAATTACCGTAAAAACCGCAAAGGCCAAACCAGGGAAATTAGCTATCGTTACATGTACGAGGCCATATCAATGCCCCGGGGGGGGGATGTTTTTTTACAGGCGGTTCATATCAAAGTCCCcgggataaaaaaaattaccgaATGTTAGAAACAGTGGAAATCAATCAAGGGAAGTGTATGTACAAATGCATGAATGTGTTTCTATTCCTGCATCAGCTACCTGTTCTGGTTGGTGTTTCGGAAAAATGTGTTCTAGCCATCAAGTTCTTAGCCAATCAAAACCCGTGTAACATAGGACACGCCCTTTATCATTCTGTCCTTTCGGTTATTTGGCTAAAAATCTCAGCGAAAATGATTAATTTCCCAAACATTCACCATGACTTTCCCGACCGAGCAAAAAAATTGACTACCAAGAAGAGCAAAAGCTGTTGTCAAGAGTCTACGACATGACCGCGACGCATGGCGAGCCCGCGAAAACCTCCTTCGTGCCTACCAGTCACATCCTACGCCACTTCCGGCTAACCAAGGCCAGGTTGGATGAGCTGGTGTTTCCCGCTAACGACAGACAGCGAATGGTGTACTCCGACAATCACAACTGGATACGAGCCACCTACGGCCACAGCGTCAACATCCGGGTGTCAGAGATTGGGAGACAGATCCGCAACCAGGAGGGTCTCACGTACTTCGTCCACGGGATCAAGGCCAGAGACACAGACTCCGTCCTTAAGTATGGACTGGACCACACTCGCTGCCCGTACATCGAATTCACCGACTCCCCCGATTACGTCAGAGCTGGTGCGGAATTGTTGGTGCACATTGACGTCAGAGGATTCCTCCGGGCTGGGTTCCGCCTGTACAAGATCGGCCCCCACGTCTACGCCACAGATTGCAGAGTGCCACCGGAGTTCATCAAGGATATAGAGTACCTTGTGCTCTGAACTTCCAActaaaacggcccttttcagggccaCACAAACAGCCCTTTTTAGGGCTAACAATCTTCCCAAAAAGCCCAGAGAAACCTCGAAATACGCATTGAAATGATAATACAATAAACAATCAAGAAATCAAATCTAATCAAGACATACATGCTACACAATAACTCATTTCCACTAAAACAATCAATTGAAAATGatagaaatcaataaaaacTTGAATGAGTCAAtctaatcaatcaatcaaaataaataaacattgtaaaCTTTAGCAGAAACGATAATGAAGTTATTTGTAAAGCAATGGCGTCTCCCACCCCTACAGAAAAATAAATGACAATCATTAAGGCAGAGCTTGCCAATATATGGAATTACCATCAGCATGCATATATAACGCACATCCGCCTCCGTGGCCCAATGGATAAGGCACCGGCCTCCTAAGCCGGGGATTGCGGGTTCGAGTCCCGCCGGAGGTTGTGTAACTTGTTCCTGgttatttcagtttttaacGAGCACCAaatgaaacatgtacaattaaaGGTTAGAAAATGTGCAGTTATATCATAGTGATACGTCCTGTGAAACCATTTTTGTAATACAGACGCAGTTTAACAATTATAGATTCGCCCCCTTTAAGAAACACACACCGTCCATTCGGTCATGTGCgacttcaatttttgttttatttttgtttattttcaattttcatagaACAATATCGTAGAATGCAAATCCTACTAACGGCAGGGTAAGTCTACATCTATCGGCAATATTCGAGATATACgagttaattttgtttattttgcttCGTACACTTAACAGAAAGTCGATTAAAGTGACTAATTGTAATGCTCAAAACTCTTGTAGCGCTTTTTATActaaaatgtcattgatttgataaaactcactgattcattttttaattttttttttttttttaatttttcttttttgataaaattgcatttataaaattaatgattagaaccCGACGTATAATGTTTCATCatcaaaatttgtttacataagaGACAGTGTTTTCAATATGTTCAATGGTAATTAACCGTAAAACCGCTAAGGCCAACAGGGTAATTAGCTATCGTTACATGTACGAGGCCATATCAATGTCCCGGGGGCGGGGATGTTTGTACAGGCGGTTCATATCAAAGTACCCggatgaaaaaaaattaccgAATGTTAGTACAAGTGAGGAAATCAATCAAGGGAAGTGTTTGTACAAATGCGATGAATGTGTTTCTATTACCTGCATCAGCTACCTGTTCTGGTTGGTGTTCCGGAGAATGTGTTCTTAGCCAATCAAGTTCTTAGCCAATCAAAACCCGTGTAACATATGACCACGCCCTTTATCATTCTGTTCCTTTTCGGTTACTATGGCTATAAAATCTCAGCGAAAATGAGTATTTCCACATTCACCATGACTTCCCGACCGAGCAGAAAAATGACTACCAAGAAGAGCAAAGCTGTTGTCAAGAGTCTACGACATGACCGCGACGCATGGCGAGACCGCGACACCTCCTTCGTGCCTACCAGTCACATCCTACGCCACTTCCGGCTAACCAAGGCCAGGTTGGATGAGCTGGTGTTTCCCGCTAACGACAGACAGCGAATGGTGTACTCCGACAATCACAACTGGATACGAGCCACCTACGGCCACAGCGTCAACATCCGGGTGTCAGAGATTGGGAGACAGATCCGCAACCAGGAGGGTCTCACGTACTTCGTCCACGGGATCAAGGCCAGAGACACAGACTCCGTCCTTAAGTATGGACTGGACCACACTCGCTGCCCGTACATCGAATTCACCGACTCCCCCGATTACGTCAGAGCTGGTGCGGAATTGTTGGTGCACATTGACGTCAGAGGATTCCTCCGGGCTGGGTTCCGCCTGTACAAGATCGGCCCCCACGTCTACGCCACAGATTGCAGAGTGCCACCGGAGTTCATCAAGGATATAGAGTACCTTGTGCTCTGAACTTCCAActaaaacggcccttttcagggccaCACAAACAGCCCTTTTTAGGGCTAACAATCTTCCCAAAAAGCCCAGAGAAACCTCGAAATACGCATTGAAATGATAATACAATAAACAATCAAGAAATCAAATCTAATCAAGACATACATGCTACACAATAACTCATTTCCACTAAAACAATCAATTGAAAATGatagaaatcaataaaaacTTGAATGAGTCAAtctaatcaatcaatcaaaataaataaacattgtaaaCTTTAGCAGAAACGATAATGAAGTTATTTGTAAAGCAATGGCGTCTCCCACCcctacagaaaaaataaatgacaatCATTAAGGCAGAGCTTGCCAATATATGGAATTACCATCAGCATGCATATATAACGCACATCCGCCTCCGTGGCCCAATGGATAAGGCACCGGCCTCCTAAGCCGGGGATTGCGGGTTCGAGTCCCGCCGGAGGTTGTGTAACTTGTTCCTGgttatttcagtttttaacGAGCACCAaatgaaacatgtacaattaaaGGTTAGAAAATGTGCAGTTATATCATAGTGATACGTCCTGTGAAACCATTTTTGTAATACAGACGCAGTTTAACAATTATAGATTCGCCCCCTTTAAGAAACACACACCGTCCATTCGGTCATGTGCgacttcaatttttgttttatttttgtttattttcaattttcatagaACAATATCGTAGAATGCAAATCCTACTAACGGCAGGGTAAGTCTACATCTATCGGCAATATTCGAGATATACgagttaattttgtttattttgcttCGTACACTTAACAGAAAGTCGATTAAAGTGACTAATTGTAATGCTCAAAACTCTTGTAGCGCTTTTTATActaaaatgtcattgatttgataaaactcactgattcattttttattttttttttttttttaatttttcttttttgataaaattgcatttataaaattaatgattagaaccCGACGTATAATGTTTCATCatcaaaatttgtttacataagaGACAGTGTTTTCAATATGTTCAATGGTAATTAACCGTAAAACCGCTAAGGCCAACAGGGTAATTAGCTATCGTTACATGTACGAGGCCATATCAATGTCCCGGGGGCGGGGATGTTTGTACAGGCGGTTCATATCAAAGTACCCggatgaaaaaaaattaccgAATGTTAGTACAAGTGAGGAAATCAATCAAGGGAAGTGTTTGTACAAATGCGATGAATGTGTTTCTATTACCTGCATCAGCTACCTGTTCTGGTTGGTGTTCCGGAGAATGTGTTCTTAGCCAATCAAGTTCTTAGCCAATCAAAACCCGTGTAACATATGACCACGCCCTTTATCATTCTGTTCCTTTTCGGTTACTATGGCTATAAAATCTCAGCGAAAATGAGTATTTCCACATTCACCATGACTTCCCGACCGAGCAGAAAAATGACTACCAAGAAGAGCAAAGCTGTTGTCAAGAGTCTACGACATGACCGCGACGCATGGCGAGACCGCGACACCTCCTTCGTGCCTACCAGTCACATCCTACGCCACTTCCGGCTAACCAAGGCCAGGTTGGATGAGCTGGTGTTTCCCGCTAACGACAGACAGCGAATGGTGTACTCCGACAATCACAACTGGATACGAGCCACCTACGGCCACAGCGTCAACATCCGGGTGTCAGAGATTGGGAGACAGATCCGCAACCAGGAGGGTCTCACGTACTTCGTCAAGGATCAAGGCCAGAGACACAGACTCCGTCCTTAAGTATGGACTGGACCACACTCGCTGCCCGTACATCGAATTCACCGACTCCCCCGATTACGTCAGAGCTGGTGCGGAATTGGTGGTGCACATTGACGTCAGAGGATTCCTCCGGGCTGGGTTCCGCCTGTACAAGATCGGCCCCCACGTCTACGCCACAGATTGCAGAGTGCCACCGGAGTTCATCAACGATATAGAGTACCTTGTGCTCTGAACTTCCAActaaaacggcccttttcagggccaCACAAACAGCCCTTTTTAGGGCTAACAATCTTCCCAAAAAGCCCAGAGAAACCTCGAAATACGCATTGAAATGATAATACAATAACAATCAAGAAATCAAATCTAATCAAGACATACATGCTACACAATAACTCATTTCCACTAAAACAATCAATTGAAAATGatagaaatcaataaaaacTTGAATGAGTCAAtctaatcaatcaatcaaaataaataaacattgtaaaCTTTAGCAGAAACGATAATGAAGTTATTTGTAAAGCAATGGCGTCTCCCACCcctacagaaaaaataaatgacaatCATTAAGGCAGAGCTTGCCAATATATGGAATTACCATCAGCATGCATATATAACGCACATCCGCCTCCGTGGCCCAATGGATAAGGCACCGGCCTCCTAAGCCGGGGATTGCGGGTTCGAGTCCCGCCGGAGGTTGTGTAACTTGTTCCTGgttatttcagtttttaaacGAGCACCAaatgaaacatgtacaattaaaGGTTAGAAAATGTGCAGTTATATCATAGTGATACGTCCTGTGAAACCATTTTGTAATACAGACGCGAGTTTAACAATTATGAGTTCGCCCCCCTTTAAGAAACACACACCGTCCATTCGGTCATGTGCCGacttcaattttgttttatttttgtttatttcacattttcataGAACAATATCGATAGAATCAAATCCTACTAACGGCAGGGAAGTCTACACTCTATCGGTCAATTTCGAGATATACgagttaattttgtttattttgcttCGTACACTTAACAGAAAGTCGATTAAAGTGACTAATTGTAATGCTCAAAACTCTTGTAGCGCTTTTTATActaaaatgtcattgatttgataaaactcactgattcattttttaattttttttttttttaatttttatgaaaatttcgataaatatattaattgtttaattttttaaatttttttaagttttaacaATTTAAGAACGGTAATGTAATAAACGCATTCAATCGGGGTTAATTGGTTCAAGCGTATTACAACCCTGAGCCAAAAGCAATGTAAATACAAGAGGCATCAATAAGAAGGTTGAATGCGTATGGTTTTATACCTCATCGGTATTCGTTGTGTTCCGGAATTAATAATTAGCATCAAAACCGGAATATGACACCTAGCTTCTGTTCCTTTCGGTTAATGGCTATAAAACCAGAATTGAATCAACCGACACCGCCTAGCAAATTATCAGAAGCAAGTTAACTACGAAACAGCCTCACCGACTCCCCGGCCCAACACTACCAGCAACGGTGCCAAGGATAGCGTGTTCGCGCACAGACGCGAACTTCCCACACACACAACGACCACCTCGGCACCTCACACCGGTTCAGATTGGCGTCCGCGGAGGCCACGACTGTCACGCAAGGCCAGAGACCGACTCGCCATAGCGGCACCACTGCGCTAAATCCAGACCCCTAGTCACTGTGCGAATTGTGCCAAACGCAAGGATCCCCGAGGTCGACGAACCCCTGCAACCCAGTTAGGCCAGGTCAAGCGATTAATGCCTGATCCAAAACGCCTTTTGGCAAATCCAAGCAAACTCCAAAGCCAAGATAAGATCCGAAATACAAAAGATAAACAATCTTACCTCAAACAAAATCataccaaaacaaaattaaattaaaataaatttaaaacactaaaaaactaaataaataaaattaaaaacagaaaaaactAGAAACAATACTCATTCTAAACAAATCAATCCATAGATCAATATAAATTCTCAGCAATATAAGAACCACGCTAAGATTGTACGCCCTACGGGATTGATTTTTCCGAAAGATCGTAAACCTTAAATTAACTATTAACGAGCccaatgaaatataaataaaacttttttatccatttttttGAAACCTTTTAAACCAGATTAGGATTCACACCGTTTACCtcctgttttttttattttacaaaattaagtaattatttaaataaccATACGTAATCATCTATGAGTTTTTACATACGAAatcaattatgttttttttcttaaaaccaAATACTAATGTACtaaattttctaatttttaaattttaaattattgaaatatataaaattttttattatttttcataatgtatttataatttttaacatttttaatgtaaaatttttaaataagtatcatatgtttacataattatttataaacagTTAGTATGTTGTTTAAACGTTCAAAAATCTAATAGTAGGGATCAGTATTCACGGAAATTCAAGTTTACAAGACAAGGAAAATTTGTTATCAGAATCGTCAACCAGGCACGCAATCGATGTAGTCGGACGCTCACTCTGTCCGGGGGTCAGAACCGTTTAGAATGATCCCACATATCCGTTTCGAGAGAAAAACTCAGAAATGCGCTTTGTCAAGCAAATCCCGACGAGAGTTCAACCCACTCCTCGTGGCCAGATTCAGGCAACATTGCCAAGTACCCGACTGCCCGCCTCATCGCTTTCCACAGCAAACGCACCGCAACGGCATAATACCGTGTTCCCCCAAAAAAGATACCACACAAACTTTTAGTACCACTCGGCAAGCAGACATCCGACAAGGCCACTATCCCAACGCAAGCAGAACACTCCGACAAGCATGGAAGCTTCCCTAATCATGACAATGTCCACATAAATCAGCCCCATCTAGCCAAGCACATGTCCGAATTAGCGATCGAACCCCGGGTTCGACATCGGCCACTCTCACAAAAGATCTGACTCCAAAAAGCCTCGACAAAACCCACACATCTTGCAAAAACACGACAAGGAATCATCGAAACCCAAAAATGCCGCAAACTCATTAAATACATAACACAATATCAatcataaatatatgaaatataactgaaaaaaattgaaagaacAACTTTTTCAGCAATCCCTAAAAACTAAACctaaaatgaattaattatataaaaatcataaattaaaaaactcccatcaaaatatttacaacattcaaaatgcaatataaaatCGATATTGTAATTATAACAATCAAAGCAAAATTGTAATCACGCTAAAGTACGGTTTTCAATGTTCCCCCCGAGTATTAATAAATTCATTATTAGAACAATTATTAAAACCATTATGATAATCCTAAAATGTTAAGAGCTTTAACGGATTCGTAGAAACAGAGTTCTTGTCTTATTCTTATTATGATAATTGTTATTATTAAATACATTAAACAAATGATAAAGGAGCATTTGTAATAACTGTAGCGTTTTTATCCAAAAATTCATGATTGATTAAactcatatttttttaattttatttttaatttttttctgaaaattgcagttataaaattatattaaaccGAGTATAAATTTTCATCATCAAATTTGTTTACTAGAagtttttcatatttcatgtaATAACTAATAAACGAAGCCAAAGGGTTTACTAATTTACAAAGTAAATGCAACACTGTCCGGTGTTTTTGTACGGCGTTCATCAATGCCGAGTAAAAAATTACGAATGTTATACCGTGGGAATCAATCAGAATGTTTAACAATGGAAATGATGTTGTATTAACCCAACTACGATGTTTGTATCGAGAATGTTTCTTAGGCCATCAAGTTTTCCAATCAAACGTGTACATAACGTCTTACACTTCAATTTCCATTCGTTACTATGGCATAAATCTCAGCGAAAAGAATTCCAATTCACCATGACTTCCCGACCCGATGCAGAAAAATGAGCTACCAAGAAGAGCAAAGCTGTTCAGCCTACGACATACCGGACGCATGCGAGACCCGAACCCTTGTGCCTACCAGTACACTCAGCCACTTCCGCTAACACAAGGCCAGTTGGATGACTGGTTTCCCGCTAACGACAGACAGCGAAGGTGTACCCGACAATCACAATGATACGCAGCACACGGCAAACCGTCAACATCGGTTCCAATGGAGACGTCCGCAACCAGGAGGCTCTTAATGTTCCGGACCAACCAAGATCAATCACAGACTCCATACTATGGACTGGACCACTCCGTGCCGTTATCGAATGCACCAGAGTCCCCGTTACGTCAAGATGTGCGGAATGCTGGTCCATCATGAGTCAGAAATTATCGGCTGGTCCCGTACAACGCCCCCACTCTACGTACGAATGTTCAAGTCACCGGAAATTCTCAAGAGTTAAAGAACCTTGTCAACTCCAATAAAAGGCCATTTCACACAAAATCCCCTTTACTACAACTAACAAATAACCAGAGAAACATCGAAATACCATTGAATaatcataacaaataaattaaatttaataatacattaaaataaatattccacTAAAACATCaagaaatataaaatcaatttaaatatgAGTATCTAAATAATCAATCATACATCACAAGTAAACTTAATCTTAGCGAACGATAATGAAGTTTTTGTAAAGAATGGCGTTCCCCACCCCTacagaaaaataatgaaatcattaaGGCGAGCTTCCAAATATGAATTACATCAAGATTAACGCACTCTCTCTGCCAATGTAAGCAACCGGCCTCCTAGCCGAGATTGCGGTTTCGAGTCCCCGGATGTTGTAATTGTTCctgttatttcatttttaagagCAAGAATAAAGTAATTAAAGTTAAAAATGGTAATCTACATTTACTGTAAACATTTTTGTAATACAGACGCAGTTTAACAATTAATTCCCCTTTAGAAAACTCATTGTcatgtttcaattttttttaatttgttataaattcttcatttttataaaatctaaTAAATCTATAACAACGTGTAATGTTTACATCTAAATGTTCTCAAATCAGATatcattaatttgtttattttacttcGTACACTAACAAGTAATGTCGTAATACATGCATTCAAAATCTGTGTAGGTTTTTACTAAATGTCATTGATGTTAAAAATACGATtcatttaagtttaattttaagtttttgaaaaatgcattaaaattaATGTATAAACCTAGTAATGTTTCATATCAAAATTGTTTCTAGAGACGGTTTTCAATGTCAACGGGTAATTACCGTAAAACCGCTAACAAAGGTATTAGCTATGAATTACATGTCGAGCCATATAATGTCCGGGAGGGTTTGAAAGGGTTCATTAAACAACCGGTGACAAAATGTCAGCAATGTTAGCACAGAGATCAATCAGGAATCTTGTACAGCGATATTGTCTTCTACTTACCGCATCAAACCGTTCTGGTTGGTGTTTCCGGAAGTGTTCTTAGCCAGAAGTTCTTTGCCAATCAAACCACAACTTGCCACAGCCTTAATCGTTCGATTGGTACAGCCTAAAACTCAGGAAATAGTATTTCGCAATCACATCGCCCGAGCGACCGAAAAATGAACAACAAGTCACAACTGTTGTCAAAGCTACCACATCGCGACCATGGCGTGAGACCGCACAAGCCTCTTCTGCCTACGCCAGCCACACAGATCCGCCACCAGTCAAGTTGATGAGGGTTCTCCCGTAAACACGACGCATCGGCCACAAACTGTATCGAACACCTAGTCGCACGTCCAAAACGGCACGAATGATAAGAATCCAACCAGAGTATCACACTATCGATGGATCAAGCCAAACAAGACCGCTAATATGGACTGAACAACTGTCCGTACAATCAATACACGAACTCCACCGAAACGTCAACTGTAGCAATTGTTGCACAATAATGTCAAGATTCCTCCGCAGAATAATAAATCAAATCGGCCCCCAAGCTACCATCAATTAGCAGTCCACCGAGTCATCAGGAATGAGTACCTGGCTCTGAACGTTCCACTACCGCCTTTTATGGCACACAAGCCTATTTAGGGCTAACAATCTTCCAAAAGCCAAGAACCTCGAAATAGCATTGAATAATCATACATCAGAATCAAATCTAATCAGACTCATTAACTAATCATTTTCCCTTAaaacatcaatgaaatatagaatcaattaaaatttgaatgtcatatcaatatcaacaaTTGAATAAACATCTGTAACTTTAGCACAAAGAAACGTAATAATTATTTGTAAAATGGTTTCACCAcctaaaaaaaaatacaatctTAGACTTGCCAATTATTATCCATCACATGCATATAATATCTCCTCCGTGCCCAATGTAAAACGCTTAACGGATTGCGGTTCGAGTCCCGAGTTTTGTAACA
This window of the Pecten maximus unplaced genomic scaffold, xPecMax1.1, whole genome shotgun sequence genome carries:
- the LOC117320750 gene encoding probable RNA 2'-phosphotransferase, which encodes MTATHGEPAKTSFVPTSHILRHFRLTKARLDELVFPANDRQRMVYSDNHNWIRATYGHSVNIRVSEIGRQIRNQEGLTYFVHGIKARDTDSVLKYGLDHTRCPYIEFTDSPDYVRAGAELLVHIDVRGFLRAGFRLYKIGPHVYATDCRVPPEFIKDIEYLVL
- the LOC117320751 gene encoding probable RNA 2'-phosphotransferase, which encodes MTSRPSRKMTTKKSKAVVKSLRHDRDAWRDRDTSFVPTSHILRHFRLTKARLDELVFPANDRQRMVYSDNHNWIRATYGHSVNIRVSEIGRQIRNQEGLTYFVHGIKARDTDSVLKYGLDHTRCPYIEFTDSPDYVRAGAELLVHIDVRGFLRAGFRLYKIGPHVYATDCRVPPEFIKDIEYLVL